taactgcagacactaattattataccgctctccaccatgcttacctgctgcctgcagacactcattattgtatggcGTATAACTACCTTCTGTCTTGTTGCTGCGCTCAgttttgccatggtgtatgacctatgACATAAAACTGTCTTCAGCAACCTCACATTTGTAGCAAAGTTTGGATGCTCCTCACTCAGTTTTAGCTCTTATACAGCATTTCAAActgatatgaaaatgatgatcattatcaccggTTTGGTATAACTGGTTATTACACCTGactgtaaggccactctcacacacatcgTTCTTAAAACACAGTGTTTGTGAAATGCATTTTCAAGTGCACTCCAAAGCATTTGACATCATCTTCTGACACACCTCATCATGACAATaggtgagggggtgctttgaaaAGCACTAAAATGCACTGAAAAGAGCAGACAGTATTCCAAAATCACGGCATTCGAACGCTGGTCtgtaaagccccattgaaatcattgtgtGGGAGAGTGCCCTTAATCTAAAAATCCCTGACTGTGTACAAGGGGACCTAGAggaattgatgctgctttgaaggtaaaggacggtcacaccaaatattgatttggttTAGATTTCTATTTTGTTAaatgacaaaaataaaactaccacttctatttctgaaagcattcttactgtgcagtattttttccacacctgcctaatacttttgcacagtactatacATTTTCCCATAGTGAAATCATTGGGGAGGTACCACCCCCACATGGCCAGAGCTGCTGCCTCTTGTAGAGGTGTATGTTCATTTAGAAGGAGTTTGGAACTATTTGGCTACAGAGCTCCATGTAGTTCCTCACTGTTCTTTCCTGGGACCAGCCCACATATTCACAACTCACCATGTACAGAAACGCAGCCAAGATAACAGTTTTCAGTGTAGCATCCATGTCCATGGGAAACTGGAAGACGACTTTGCTATATTCTGTAATCGCCTCATAGATTATTTTGGCCACCGGACAAGATCCATTTATGTTGAGTATCTAAGGAAAAGTCAACGTTATGAGCTCAGTGGTCGGACCAGAGCAACCACACAACACCTGGAGATGCATGATTCATGGGTGGACCTCAACATATATTATACTTCATGAATCATGCAGTCCACAGAGCAAAAGAAACAGAAGTCCTAAAGACCACTGAAGATTACTTTGTACAAAGCAGTGGGTCACTTGTAGTCCATGATAACTTCAGATTTTACACCTCACCTCCAGAGTGTCCCCCAAGGGAAAGGGCAGCTCAGCCACGAACACAGGCTCTTTAAGATGTGTCTCAATCGAGATCTTCATTTTAAGTGAAGAGATTGAAATTTTGACGAAACCTATGGTGGTTGCAGGAAGAACGATGATCCTTAGCTGGAAGACACAAAAAAATTTTGTTCAAATTTTTATACCCATCACAGATTGCATCTACAGATAACTTTTGTGCATTTGAAGAGACAACGAGCCCCTGGAGATATTGTTGGAGGAAGATCAGGCCTCTGTATGGGATATCTAGTATAATATGCTCAGGGCAGTGAAGATCTTACACGAGAGTACTTTACTCCGCAGCAATCTCCTCCTGACTCCTTACGCAGTGAAACCACAAGTCTGCCATTAGGATCTTGGAACATCAGATTGATGGATGGTCCACAGCACTCAAAGTCCCGACGTATCTTGAAAAGAGTCTCGAATGATTTGCTGAGGAAAACTAAACAAAGATCTTAGTAAGTCTTGGGTGTGTAAAGAATGAAGTCTTAAAAGGGTTTGCAAGAAGGCGAGTTTTTCTAACAAGTATAGAAAGACGCAGCACTCATGAAATGAAGAGGTTTTAATTACAATTTACATGTTTAACCTACTCAGCCTGTACCGGTTCATTTCTTCTTCAACTTCCGGTTTGTGGCTGTCTTAGCAGTGAGCCCCAAACTACATTTCCTATAATGCCTTGTGCCCGTTCTTCACGCTTGCAATCTGTGTACCCATATGAGTTGCTAATGAGCAGTGCCGGAGCCGAATGATGCATGTGATGTCATTAGTAACATGTATTAAGAGTTGTGGAAACAGGCCGGGGTAGATCAGATGTATGGCACATGAtcaacaatgaaaacaaaaaGACAAATGGGGTGATCCGACAAATATAGAAATTGTCAAATTGGTACGGTATAAATATGCAGGAGTAAACATAAAGTGGAAACAAGAAGCAGACCTGAGCAGCGTTCACATATACAAAGaatggacagacaaacagaacCCAGCTGTAGGCACACATGAAGAAGGGGATACACCAAGACGAGTACACTGGTTttggtctgtatgcacaatgaacACGTTGGACAGAGAAGCCAGCTAcagtaaccctgtgagtgctgtaaGAAACAGAGCAGACTCAGGAGACAGGACAACGCCTTGGTCTGCTGAACCTAACAGTTTTATTCTCCGAGAAATAAATTGTTCCACTGTTTCTACGTTGATCCTGACTCCTAGAGTTCCTTTTCCACCAATTCACCATCTACACTGAGGCGTACCACACCGCACTTCAGGGgaaaggactacaacccccattttattttattttgttcatttgtattattattttgtccagaACAGATTTTGAATTGTATACGGACTGGCGTCACAAACTTGACAACTTAAATACCATCATGCCCTTTCTGACTTAATGGGTAGCATCAGCCCAGAAAAGAACCCACCACACTAGAGAACTCTTTACACTGCCATGGTTCAGGAGAtgtgtgaaggttttatggtccctgaattagtgttgggggggggggggggtcgttccaggtcagcagtgttatctgcgCTATAGATTTTTCATagtttgtgtgtataaatatgcatgtctcttcgatctatttcatttaagccttaAGTAGAACCCTGCgatggttcgaaagctcgcattgacatcatgtatttttgatagacattaaaaggtatcatatctacaagactacttgatttctcttactgagaacaatcacgttttgctttactggctaacgtggtaacaaacattttttaatataCCTAATGaaggataccagaatgtaccatacacaaatggaactgaaacatctcctaaagaaattggcacaacTGGACACGGTCACTTTCTTTTtaaccagatgcaagaaggaacatttAATTCTCAAAGGACTTTGCATAAAGAATCCCACTCTGCACACCTATAGTACCCTTTATGCACAACGTCTATGCcacaggacttctgagagactgcggaaCTACCTTTTCCATGTCCTCTGCTGCACCAAGAAAAAGGCCTTTATGGAGATAAAGTTTAAGGAACACACAGAGGACTTAAAACTGGAAATACAAAGCTAGCATGCAACACTATAGTTGTGTCTAAtgaagaacaaggaaaagaaactccaaaGACTTCAAGTCAAAGCAGGCCTGTACCTAAACACCAATCAGGAACACCCcgggtccagagcaggcctgtaccaaAACACCGATCAGGAGCACCCCAagtccggagcaggcctgtaTCCAAGCACAAATCAGGAGCACCCCAAGTCCGGAGCAGGCATGTACCCAAACACCAATCAGGAACACCCCAGGTctagagcaggcctgtacccaaacaccaatcaggaacaccccaggtccagagcaggcctgtacccaaacaccaatcaggaacaccccaggaccagagcaggcctgtacccaaacaacAAGCAGGAACACCccaagtccagagcaggcctgtacccaaacaccgataAGAAACACCCTAGGTCCAGCGCAGGCCTGTAATCAAAAACTGAGAAGGAACACCCTAAGTCAAGAGCAGGCCAGTACCAAAAAACCCATTAGGAACACTACGAGTCCACCAAGAACAGAACAAGAAAGTCAAAGAGGGAAAGGCCTCACGGATGAAATGTTGCTgtctctgtgtgatgggagaattAAGAGTACATTTTATATAGCACCTCTATGTGCTGCcaggatttttttctacattACATGAAAGAGTTCTTCCATAACAAAGAGGAGACAGAGCTTTCAGGCACctaaacacaggagaaactagggGCCTACAAGAAGTCAGATTGGACAACCCCTCCTGGCTGCAaccccactttggacaaatatatagactcctttagacatgtggtgcaatctactatactggacaagcagagaagggaagcatttaatatcaatatgcaggaaagaagggccatctatgcacttaagagcaacaagatcaccattaagcctgcaacTAAAGGTGGTgttatagtcctcatgaacacatcagattacaataaagaagcagacagacagctgatggACGCCGGATACTACACGAAACTGGATCAAGAtctgactcagaaatatgtgagggaattgaggagGTTTGTCGGAAGCCTATCTGTAAGTccacaaaacttttggacttgaAACTCGAGAACTCCAGGAACATTCTACATACTTTCAAATCTACACAatgctggcaacccagggaggccaattatctcaagtGTAGGAACCCTCActaaaggaatctcaggatgggtagaaggtatcctcaaaccactgatgaggaccacaaccagctacttgccaGACaccaaactgtcaaccataggtccccttcCCAATGACACCCTCCttgccactatggatgtggaacccTTATATTCCAACTTCCCACATaaagatggactgaccacctgccaggcacaccttgaggctaaATGTGATTGCCTTTTAATCAGTTTTACAACGCacgagattcatcctcacacaaaattatttctcctttggcaaagagatattcctgcaatttactggaactgccatgggcagtagaaTGGCATCGCAAAATGCCAACTTTTTCATGGCAAGACTGGAGAGTAGCTTTCTGgcttcctgctccagcaaaccattggcccacttccgctacattgatggcaTTATAATCATCTGGaacaacaccgaacaagaactaataaaattccataagagattcaatgcattccaccccaccataaatctGATATTAAGCTACTCATACCAACATTAATTTTTGGACACACCATAACAATttgaaacaactcaatacagacatccctaaacCGAAAACCAATTGATCGACCGACATACCTCAGGTGGGACAGTTCCTATCCCAAGTACATgaaaaagtccatcatctacagccaggccatcagatataaccagatctgctccaatccGACAGACAGcaaggaacatctatacc
The nucleotide sequence above comes from Eleutherodactylus coqui strain aEleCoq1 chromosome 2, aEleCoq1.hap1, whole genome shotgun sequence. Encoded proteins:
- the LOC136613049 gene encoding phospholipid scramblase 1-like, producing MDPQSAGHSWNKNSEPVETQPQWQNTSRSSEQQQLYSPRAVVPPGLESLVRLEEVYLQDGVFLSKSFETLFKIRRDFECCGPSINLMFQDPNGRLVVSLRKESGGDCCGVKYSRLRIIVLPATTIGFVKISISSLKMKISIETHLKEPVFVAELPFPLGDTLEILNINGSCPVAKIIYEAITEYSKVVFQFPMDMDATLKTVILAAFLYMRYCLAKLPSNGSSSNDSKWGYGGYSGDCGDYGDGGDGGGGGDCDCLGGDGDCAGGDGDCGGGDGGD